Proteins encoded by one window of Scatophagus argus isolate fScaArg1 chromosome 8, fScaArg1.pri, whole genome shotgun sequence:
- the LOC124063775 gene encoding probable E3 ubiquitin-protein ligase DTX3, whose translation MMESRSKDISGFACKSAENCAICLDKIQGKKTLKCFHSFCSECIDSVFKFKPACPICNTYYGEYRGNQPKGTMTVTRSWQRLPGYEHCGSFVIQYSFPAGIQGPEHPNPGVKYSSTSRTAFLPACEEGEKVLKLLRKAFDRRLIFTIGRSVTTGLNNVITWNDVHHKTNVAGGPQCFGYPDPDYLFRVQEELRLKGVTEED comes from the exons ATGATGGAAAGCAGATCTAAGGACATCTCTGGTTTCGCGTGTAAAAGTGCGGAAAACTGCGCCATTTGCTTGGACAAAATTCAGGGGAAGAAAACGTTAAAGTGCTTCCACTCGTTTTGCTCTGAGTGTATCGACTCGGTGTTCAAGTTTAAACCCGCCTGTCCAATATGCAACACCTACTACGGAGAGTACCGGGGAAACCAGCCGAAGGGCACGATGACGGTGACGCGCAGCTGGCAGCGCCTACCAGGCTACGAGCACTGCGGATCCTTCGTGATACAGTACAGTTTTCCGGCGGGGATACAAGGG CCGGAGCACCCAAACCCTGGGGTGAAGTACAGCAGTACCTCTCGTACTGCCTTCCTGCCAGCCTGCGAGGAGGGTGAGAAGGTCCTGAAGCTGCTGAGGAAAGCCTTCGACAGGAGACTCATCTTCACCATCGGACGATCTGTAACCACAGGTCTCAACAATGTCATCACCTGGAATGACGTTCACCACAAGACCAACGTAGCAGGTGGTCCACAATG CTTTGGTTATCCAGATCCAGACTATTTATTCAGAGTTCAAGAGGAGCTTCGTCTTAAAGGAGTGACAGAGGAAGACTGA